From a region of the Falco peregrinus isolate bFalPer1 chromosome 5, bFalPer1.pri, whole genome shotgun sequence genome:
- the COL7A1 gene encoding collagen alpha-1(VII) chain isoform X3 — translation MSGWLLLLAMLPVLLAPPAAMAQKRSQAVCEDVLEADIAFLVDGSSSIGRNNFRAIRTFMDDLVGPFVQVVGEKAVRFAVVQYSDEPRVEFPFSQHTDGTSVRRAIQQLSYKGGNTRTGAGFRYIADNFFGPSQLRPGVPQICILITDGKSQDDAEGPAAKLKSQGIKVFAVGVKNADHKELIRVASTPTEAFFFYVGDFKLLGTLVPLMTRRVCTSAGGTLRMLDGPSHTGPSNLEILERGLDQLQIRWTAASGPVTGYRVQRVPLTGLGQPIVAERQEVRLGPRETSTVLRGLRMGTEYLVTVTAQYANSIGESVSSRARTQSRAGSLLDFRVVETGPTFLRVAWQPGPEPPQGYGLSYAVQGAAQGEEKSLGASTQSATLSNLRPDTEYVVMLRPRYAQQPTVPATLTARTRRLVGMQHLAVHNVSAQSMLLAWQPVGGATGYRLSWATLTGQDRHRVDLDSGRTSHALGGLQPNTDYVVTVAPLFGQLEGPTATVRQRTEVGTEQTLRTNILGPTSIQVLWTSAHDARGYRLEWKRATGLEPPRTVSLPSSTNTYQLTGLQPGTEYRITLYTLYDGGEVATPVTTFQTGVEAPVGAVSDLRLVEESGRWVRLGWTGVPGATEYKVVVRNSQDGTERTKRVPGSQTGLELGDLQEGIAYLVRVSALVGSREGSAATLTVRLKYPAVGSISELRVMEAGPSQLRVTWRGLPGASGYLLTWRGSDGLDQSRFLPADPTTFTIEGLHAGIVYTVGVTAIVDGREGNPVTATGRIAPEQVGTVSQLEVQASRSNVARVTWVGVPGATAYRVVWSRRDGGSETSRRVPGHISSFDIPDLEGGVSYTVKVTALVGNREGNPVSIIVTTPEAAPLPPVSSFQVMEASEHRLRLAWVPVASSAGYRLVWRLAEGGPQRSQQLPATTSSYDLGGLEPGRRYHISITSLGSGRESEPATITAVTTARGHVTNLRVTEVQRDSVTLTWTPIPGASGYILSWSPPTAGGETGQTLSGAASSQQVSGLRLGQRYTFTLRPLLGSAPGAETSVTERTVCRDARGDIVFLVHGTRDSSSGADAVRTLLSNTVSALGRLGPEGTQVALATYSYRSLPWLLLNRSSDLPAVLEQIRTMRYEEPSGNAIGAAITFARTYLLSPGAGRRSSVPAVLVVLADGPSGDDAIAAARDVKAGGVRVLAVGLEGSDREQLRRMVTGEDPRYIYSDGGALAELEGELTDDLCTIISTRPEPQPKPCTVQCPKGEKGDRGEAGPQGRTGPPGPPGEPGRHGLPGPPGPRGPQGLPGESVERPGKKGDRGFPGADGTPGSPGRPGNPGSPGQPGTQGIPGPRGDPGARGPMGLSGPKGNKGEPGEPRVIVDGAQGLPGQKGEPGTPGSPGPPGSPGPQGPFGDPGPPGLLGPMGPPGPPGEFVKGEKGDRGERGPPGLVDGAVPRGEPGPPGLPGDPGPRGPAGSPGLKGEKGDGKEGFPGPPGRPGDPGDRGPRGPPGEQGRKGDRGAPGELGETGEKGDRGVPGPEGEKGETGAPGRPGPSGREGGPGPAGPRGEKGDPGPPGKPAPSVAGVGGEKGDRGFPGPEGPPGPKGESGDKGARGAPGLSIPGPAGPKGEQGDRGIVGLTGRSGPKGDPGEPGEKGEPGRAGAPGQTGLRGKEGERGEKGDEGTPGEAGLPGKPGDRGPRGLPGYRGPPGEKGDSGDPGPEGRNGSPGAPGSKGDRGEPGPAGPPGRTVDVGLGGVGEKGEKGDPGDPGEDGAKGARGDAGSPGLPGERGVEGPRGPPGARGDPGDRGLPGEKGDRGPPGLDGRNGLEGKLGPPGPAGLRGDPGKQGDPGRDGLPGLRGEQGLPGPVGPLGPPGIPGKPGDDGKPGISGKNGEDGMPGEDGRKGDKGDTGPPGREGHSGVKGEQGDRGLPGPLGPPGLPGIPGQVGPPGQGLPGLRGVAGPKGDPGEPGLQGEPGRPGNPGARGDPGAAVNIERSLEALGIKISSLKELTGAYDGSSDSFLPVSERLRGQKGSRGEPGERGPPGREGSLGFPGERGPKGDKGDPGAPGPQGPTGRAVGERGPEGPPGQPGEPGKPGIPGVPGRAGELGEAGRPGEKGDRGEKGDRGEQGREGLPGPPGPPGPKADVVEGSLMGLPGERGPTGPKGAKGEPGAEGERGPKGDKGEGGPRGERGEPGEKGRDGAPGLLGERGLAGPEGKPGLPGFPGVLGRPGNQGDPGPPGPPGSTGPPGSQGPAGTKGDPGEPGSGIRGLPGPQGSMGLPGPPGPPGPVGPPGVPGLPGQVGESGKPGVPGRDGVPGKDGEAGMPGKMGVPGPSGPVGPKGEPGDAGVPGQAIAGPPGAKGEKGEPALLEGVLLGEPGSKGDRGLPGPKGEKGEPGRFGEPGDPGEDGAKGSSGAKGEKGSPGVGVQGPPGQDGPPGLKGDTGLPGLPGPPGLAGIAGTPGQPGLRGDNGQPGLPGPPGERGLIGFPGRDGTPGPPGPTGPPGPAGVQGASGLKGDKGAPGAGLPGARGERGDPGPRGEDGRPGPEGDRGPAGLPGNRGERGDKGDIGAPGPKGDKGDTVVVEGLAGARGSKGEPGERGLKGTEGDKGDKGEQGMPGEKGVRGEKGEKGSTGFPGARGPGGQKGEVGASGEPGEPGQPGRDGIPGARGEKGDMGPLGMRGPKGDRGMKGACGLDGDKGEKGEPGIPGRSGLLGRKGEPGELGLSGPPGIPGKEGLMGPKGDRGFDGQQGAKGDQGEKGDRGAPGIIGGPGPRGSDGAPGPPGPPGNVGPRGPEGMQGQKGERGPPGQSVPGARGVPGIPGERGEQGSPGTQGLHGEKGEPGMTEEEIRAFVRQEMSQHCACGGHFPRRLDSREHSGWGARARSSLHSVQGGGRSVRQEREHGQTGLFPTQSFLAGGAHEVPVLKLSHTEEEEGQNRAVMLDTDDLEYESMYGEEEDYDEVLEMDSLEQPSMDAEPCSLPLDEGDCQRYTLRWYYNQRVTDCRPFVYSGCRGNLNRFDSKEECELRCRQRAGADARGVASSTAGGQPKA, via the exons ATGAgtggctggctcctgctcctcGCCATGCTCCCTGTGCTCCTGGCCCCCCCGGCCGCCATGGCGCAGAAGAGGAGCCAAG CAGTGTGCGAGGATGTGCTGGAGGCCGACATCGCCTTCCTGGTGGACGGCTCATCCAGCATCGGCAGGAACAACTTCCGCGCCATCCGCACCTTCATGGACGACCTGGTGGGGCCCTTCGTGCAGGTGGTGGGTGAGAAGGCGGTGCGCTTCGCCGTGGTGCAGTACAGTGATGAGCCGCG GGTGGAGTTCCCCTTCTCCCAGCACACCGATGGCACAAGCGTCCGGAGGGCCATCCAGCAGCTCAGCTACAAGGGTGGCAACACACGGACTGGCGCTGGCTTCCGTTACATCGCTGACAACTTCTTTGGCCCCTCGCAGCTCCGTCCCGGGGTCCCGCAG ATCTGCATCCTCATCACAGATGGCAAATCCCAGGATGATGCTGAGGggccagcagcaaagctgaagaGCCAGGGCATCAAGGTCTTTGCCGTGG GGGTCAAGAACGCCGACCACAAGGAGCTTATCCGTGTGGCCTCAACACCCACTGAAGCCTTCTTCTTCTACGTTGGTGACTTCAAGCTGCTGGGGACGCTGGTGCCACTGATGACACGCAGGGTGTGCACAAGCGCTGGGGGGACCCTGCGCATGCTGG ATGGACCGAGCCACACTGGTCCCTCCAACCTGGAGATCCTGGAGCGCGGCCTCGACCAGCTGCAGATCCGCTGGACGGCAGCCAGCGGCCCCGTCACAGGCTACCGGGTTCAGCGTGTGCCACTgacggggctggggcagcccatCGTGGCGGAGAGGCAGGAG GTGAGACTGGGACCACGGGAGACGAGCACTGTACTGCGGGGGCTGCGCATGGGGACGGAGTACCTGGTCACTGTCACTGCCCAGTACGCCAACAGCATCGGCGAGTCAGTATCCAGCCGAGCACGTACCC AGAGCCGTGCTGGCTCCCTGCTGGATTTCCGTGTGGTGGAGACCGGACCAACCTTCCTGCGTGTAGCCTggcagcctggccctgagcccccccagggctACGGCCTCAGCTACGCTGTGCAAG GAGCAGCCCAGGGTGAGGAGAAGAGCCTGGGAGCCAGCACACAGTCAGCCACGCTCAGCAACCTGCGCCCCGACACTGAGTATGTGGTAATGCTCCGACCCCGCTATGCACAGCAGCCCACCGTCCCCGCCACGCTCACTGCCCGGACAC GGCGCCTGGTGGGCATGCAGCACTTGGCTGTCCACAACGTCTCAGCGCAGAGCATGCTGCTGGCCTGGCAGCCCGTTGGCGGTGCCACCGGCTACCGGCTCTCCTGGGCAACCCTCACAG ggcaggacaggcaTAGGGTGGACCTGGATTCTGGGCGGACGTCACACgcgctgggggggctgcagcccaaCACTGACTACGTGGTGACGGTGGCCCCACTTTTTGGGCAGCTGGAGGGGCCCACAGCCACTGTGCGGCAGAGGACGG AAGTGGGCACAGAGCAGACACTGCGGACCAACATCCTGGGCCCCACGTCCATCCAGGTGCTCTGGACCAGTGCCCATGATGCCCGTGGCTACCGCCTGGAGTGGAAGAGAGCCACAG gACTGGAGCCCCCCAGGACGGtgtccctccccagcagcaccaacACCTACCAGCTGacggggctgcagccaggcactgaGTACCGCATCACCCTCTACACCCTCTATGATGGTGGTGAGGTGGCCACCCCCGTCACCACCTTCCAGACAG GTGTGGAGGCACCTGTGGGTGCCGTGTCGGACCTGCGGCTGGTTGAGGAGTCGGGCAGGTGGGTGCGACTGGGCTGGACTGGTGTTCCTGGTGCCACGGAGTACAAAGTGGTTGTGCGCAACAGCCAGG atGGCACGGAGAGGACAAAGCGTGTCCCAGGCAGCCAgacagggctggagctgggtgACCTCCAGGAGGGCATCGCCTACCTGGTGCGTGTCTCAGCACTGGTGGGCAGCCGTGAGGGCAGCGCCGCCACGCTCACCGTCCGCCTCA AATacccagctgtgggcagcatcTCGGAGCTGCGTGTGATGGAGGCCGGGCCCAGCCAGCTGCGGGTCACCTGGCGAGGGCTACCAGGTGCCAGCGGTTACCTGCTGACGTGGCGAGGCAGTGACG GTCTGGATCAATCCCGCTTTCTCCCTGCCGACCCCACCACCTTCACCATCGAGGGGCTGCATGCTGGCATTGTCTACACTGTTGGTGTCACAGCTATTGTGGATGGCCGTGAGGGCAACCCTGTCACTGCCACGGGGCGGATAG CACCTGAGCAGGTGGGGACAGTGTCTCAACTGGAGGTGCAGGCATCCAGGAGCAATGTTGCCCGTGTCACCTGGGTTGGTGTGCCAGGAGCCACTGCCTACCGCGTGGTGTGGAGCCGCAGGGACG GGGGCTCGGAGACCAGCCGGCGGGTTCCCGGCCACATCAGCTCTTTTGACATCCCTGACCTGGAGGGAGGTGTCTCCTACACTGTGAAGGTGACAGCGCTCGTAGGCAACCGTGAGGGAAACCCTGTCTCCATCATCGTCACCACCC CGGAGGCAGCCCCACTGCCCCCTGTCAGCAGCTTCCAGGTGATGGAGGCCTCGGAGCACCGCCTGCGCCTGGCCTGGGTGCCAGTGGCCAGCAGCGCCGGGTACCGCCTTGTCTGGCGCCTGGCTGAGG GGGGGCCCCAgcgcagccagcagctcccggCCACCACCAGCTCCTACGACCTGGGCGGGCTGGAGCCAGGCCGGCGCTACCACATCAGCATCACCAGCCTGGGCAGTGGCCGGGAGAGCGAGCCAGCCACCATCACTGCTGTCACCA CTGCCCGGGGCCATGTCACCAACCTGCGGGTGACAGAGGTACAGAGGGACTCAGTGACACTCACCTGGACCCCAATTCCTGGCGCCTCTGGCTACATCCTTTCCTGGAGCCCCCCCACAG CTGGTGGGGAGACAGGGCAGACGCTGtctggtgctgccagctcccagcaggtTTCTGGGCTGCGCCTGGGCCAGCGCTACACCTTCACCCTTCGTCCGCTCCTGGGGAGCGCACCGGGCGCCGAGACATCTGTCACCGAGCGCACAG TTTGCAGGGATGCCCGTGGTGACATTGTCTTCCTGGTGCACGGCACCCGTGACAGCTCCTCCGGTGCCGATGCTGTGCGCACCCTCCTCTCCAACACGGTGTCTGCCCTGGGGCGCCTGGGCCCTGAGGGCACCCAG GTGGCTCTGGCCACGTACAGCTACcgcagcctgccctggctgctcctcaACCGCTCCAGTGAcctgcctgctgtgctggagcagatcCGCACCATGCGCTACGAGGAGCCCAGCGGCAATGCCATCG GGGCAGCCATCACCTTTGCCAGGACCTACCTGCTGAGCCCGGGTGCAGGGCGCCGGTCCAGTGTGCCAGCGGTGCTGGTGGTCCTGGCTGATGGCCCTTCTGGGGACGATGCCATTGCTGCAGCCAGGGACGTCAAGGCTGGTG GAGTCCGGGTGCTGGCGGTGGGCTTGGAGGGGTCAGACCGAGAGCAGCTCCGGCGCATGGTCACTGGTGAGGACCCGCGCTACATCTACAGTGATGGTGgtgccctggcagagctggagggagagCTCACCGACGACCTCTGCACCATCATCTCCACCAGG CCGGAGCCCCAGCCGAAGCCCTGCACAGTGCAGTGCCCCAAG GGCGAGAAGGGAGACCGCGGCGAGGCA GGACCACAAGGACGCACGGGGCCACCAGGCCCCCCTGGCGAGCCG GGCCGCCACGGGCTGCCTGGCCCTCCAGGACCCCGGGGGCCACAGGGTCTGCCGGGAGAGAGTGTCGAGCGGCCGGGCAAGAAGGGGGACAGG GGGTTCCCCGGAGCTGATGGGACACCAGGAAGCCCTGGCCGCCCTGGGAACCCTGGATCACCTGGGCAGCCG GGTACCCAGGGCATCCCTGGCCCCCGAGGGGATCCT GGGGCACGGGGGCCAATGGGGCTTTCTGGCCCGAAGGGGAACAAAGGCGAGCCG GGAGAGCCCAGGGTGATTGTGGATGGAGCACAGGGACTGCCAGGCCAGAAAGGGGAGCCGGGCACACCG ggcagccctggccccccTGGGAGCCCCGGCCCACAGGGGCCCTTTGGTGATCCAGGTCCCCCCGGTCTGCTTGGACCCATGGGGCCACCAGGACCTCCGGGAGAGTTTGTGAAG GGCGAGAAGGGTGACCGAGGAGAAAGG GGCCCCCCTGGACTTGTGGATGGGGCAGTGCCTCGAGGGGAACCCGGCCCTCCG GGCCTGCCTGGGGACCCTGGGCCCCGGGGACCTGCTGGGTCCCCTGGCCTGAAGGGAGAGAAG GGTGATGGCAAAGAAGGTTTCCCAGGGCCACCTGGCCGCCCTGGGGACCCAGGAGACCGG GGCCCTCGGGGACCaccaggggagcagggcaggaag GGAGACCGTGGGGCGCCGGGTGAGCTGGGAGAGACGGGCGAGAAG GGGGACCGCGGCGTGCCAGGCCCCGAGGGAGAGAAG GGTGAGACAGGAGCCCCAGGGCGCCCAGGGCCATCTGGCAGAGAG GGAGGTCCAGGACCAGCCGGCCCCCGGGGGGAGAAG GGCGATCCAGGACCACCTGGCAAGCCG GCTCCCAGTGTGGCCGGTGTTGGAGGAGAGAAG GGTGACAGAGGCTTCCCAGGACCAGAAGGACCTCCTGGCCCGAAGGGCGAGTCAGGAGATAAAGGCGCCCGT GGTGCCCCTGGCCTGAGCATCCCAGGGCCGGCTGGCCCCAAAGGCGAGCAGGGTGATCGG GGTATCGTTGGCCTCACGGGCAGGAGCGGCCCAAAG GGCGATCCAGGGGAGCCAGGAGAGAAGGGTGAGCCGGGCCGAGCAGGCGCCCCAGGGCAGACCGGGCTGCGTGGCAAGGAG ggagagcGTGGAGAGAAGGGTGATGAAGGCACCCCG GGTGAAGCGGGTCTGCCTGGCAAACCTGGAGACAGGGGCCCCCGG GGCCTCCCTGGCTACCGCGGCCCCCCAGGGGAGAAGGGGGACTCAGGGGACCCAGGTCCCGAAGGCAGGAAT ggcagccctggagcaccAGGGAGCAAAGGTGACCGTGGGGAGCCG GGGCCTGCCGGACCCCCAGGACGAACT GTTGATGTGGGGCTCGGTGGAGTAGGGGAGAAGGGTGAGAAG GGGGACCCTGGGGACCCTGGTGAGGATGGTGCAAAGGGTGCCCGGGGCGATGCCGGCTCCCCTGGCCTGCCTGGAGAGAGG GGTGTGGAGGGTCCTCGTGGCCCCCCCGGTGCACGG GGTGACCCCGGGGACCGAGGCCTGCCAGGAGAGAag GGGGACCGTGGCCCACCAGGGCTGGATGGCCGCAACGGGCTGGAAGGCAAACTTGGTCCCCCAGGCCCTGCTGGGCTGCGG GGGGACCCGGGGAAGCAGGGGGACCCCGGCCGGGAC gggctgcctgggctgcgTGGGGAACAGGGACTGCCTGGCCCCGTGGGTCCCCTGGGACCACCTGGCATCCCC gGCAAACCTGGCGATGACGGCAAACCCGGCATCAGCGGCAAGAAC GGAGAAGACGGGATGCCGGGAGAGGATGGGAGAAAG GGAGACAAAGGTGACACAGGACCTCCTGGCAGAGAG GGCCACAGTGGCGTCAAGGGCGAGCAGGGGGACAGAGGTCTGCCAGGCCCCCTTggcccccccggcctccccggCATCCCAGGCCAGGTCGGCCCCCCAGGCCAG GGCTTGCCAGGGCTCCGTGGGGTGGCTGGACCAAAG gGGGACCCGGGGGAGCCTGGACTGCAAGGGGAGCCA GGGCGACCTGGCAACCCTGGAGCACGTGGAGaccctggggctgcagtg AACATTGAACGTAGCCTGGAAGCACTTGGCATCAAG aTTTCATCCCTGAAGGAGCTCACAGGTGCCTACGACGGGAGCTCGGACTCATTTCTGCCGGTGTCGGAGCGGCTGCGGGGCCAGAAGGGCAGCCGGGGGGAGCCGGGAGAGAGGGGGCCTCCAGGTCGAGAG GGCTCCTTAGGCTTCCCCGGTGAGCGAGGACCCAAAGGTGACAAGGGGGACCCCGGTGCCCCTGGCCCCCAGGGCCCCACGGGCCGTGCTGTGGGCGAGCGGGGTCCTGAGGGGCCACCCGGGCAGCCGGGGGAGCCTGGCAAGCCAGGCATCCCTGgggtgccgggccgggctggggagctgggggaggccGGGCGGCCCGGAGAGAAG GGCGACCGGGGCGAAAAGGGTGACCGGGGCGAGCAG GGCAGGGAAGGCTTGCCTGGCCCCCCAGGGCCCCCAGGGCCCAAG GCAGACGTGGTGGAGGGCAGCCTGATGGGTTTACCGGGTGAGCGTGGCCCCACCGGACCCAAGGGAGCGAAG GGCGAGCCAGGAGCCGAGGGTGAGCGCGGACCCAAAGGAGATAAG GGTGAGGGTGGCCCACGAGGCGAGCGAGGGGAGCCCGGCGAGAAGGGCAGGGATGGTGCCCCG GGTCTCCTGGGTGAGAGAGGGCTGGCTGGCCCCGAGGGGAAGCCG GGCTTGCCAGGCTTCCCCGGCGTGCTGGGACGCCCG GGCAACCAGGGAGACCCAGGACCCCCAGGACCTCCG GGAAGCACTGGCCCACCGGGGAGCCAGGGCCCAGCTGGGACCAAG GGCGATCCGGGGGAACCTGGCTCTGGCATCCGG GGCTTGCCTGGTCCCCAGGGCAGCATGGGACTGCCTGGCCCCCCTGGTCCCCCGGGCCCAGTG GGCCCACCGGGTGTTCCTGGGCTGCCAGGACAAGTG GGGGAGAGCGGGAAGCCAGGTGTGCCGGGCAGGGATGGCGTGCCAGGGAAGGATGGCGAGGCAGGGATGCCTGGGAAGATG GGCGTGCCGGGACCTTCAGGCCCTGTGGGTCCCAAGGGAGAGCCAGGGGATGCCGGCGTGCCAGGGCAG GCCATCGCCGGCCCTCCTGGCGCCAAAGGCGAGAAG GGCGAGCCGGCGCTGCTGGAGGGTGTGCTGCTGGGAGAACCC GGCTCCAAGGGCGACCGAGGCTTGCCGGGCCCCAAGGGCGAGAAG GGGGAGCCAGGACGATTCGGGGAGCCAGGAGATCCTGGGGAAGAT GGAGCCAAGGGATCCTCTGGAGCCAAAGGGGAGAAG GGATCGCCAGGTGTTGGTGTGCAGGGGCCGCCAGGACAGGATGGGCCTCCAGGTTTGAAG GGTGACACTGGTTTGCCAGGACTACCAGGACCCCCAGGCTTAGCAGGCATTGCTGGGACACCGGGACAGCCAGGCCTGAGAGGGGACAATGGGCAGCCTGGCCTGCCGGGTCCCCCAGGAGAAAGG GGTTTGATCGGCTTTCCCGGGAGAGACGGCACCCCCGGGCCACCGGGACCCACGGGGCCCCCAGGGCCAGCA GGCGTACAAGGGGCTTCTGGCCTGAAGGGTGACAAG GGTGCGCCGGGGGCCGGGCTGCCAGGAGCCAGAGGCGAGCGTGGAGACCCAGGGCCACGG GGTGAAGACGGGCGCCCAGGACCAGAAGGGGATCGAGGGCCGGCG GGCTTGCCTGGGAACCGGGGGGAGCGTGGGGACAAG GGTGACATTGGGGCCCCAGGGCCCAAAGGAGACAAG GGCGATactgtggtggtggaggggcTCGCTGGAGCCCGAGGCAGCAAGGGGGAGCCG GGAGAGCGTGGCCTGAAGGGCACAGAAGGGGACAAGGGGGACAAGGGGGAGCAAGGCATGCCCGGAGAGAAG GGGGTGAGGGGCGAGAAAGGCGAGAAGGGCTCCACAGGCTTTCCTGGGGCACGTGGCCCTGGTGGGCAAAAA GGAGAGGTCGGAGCATCAGGAGAGCCTGGCGAGCCG GGCCAGCCTGGCCGTGATGGGATCCCCGGAGCccggggggagaagggggacaTGGGACCCCTGGGCATGCGTGGCCCCAAG GGTGATCGGGGCATGAAAGGCGCCTGTGGCCTTGATGGGGACAAGGGCGAGAAG GGAGAGCCGGGGATCCCGGGGCGCTCAGGGCTGCTAGGGAGGAAAGGCGAGCCG GGAGAGCTGGGTCTGTCGGGACCACCGGGCATCCCTGGGAAGGAGGGGCTCATGGGACCCAAG GGCGACCGGGGCTTCGACGGGCAGCAGGGAGCCAAAGGAGACCAGGGGGAGAAAGGAGACCGG GGTGCCCCGGGCATTATCGGTGGCCCTGGTCCCCGGGGTAGTGATGGTGCTCCTGGGCCGCCGGGGCCCCCAGGGAATGTCGGCCCACGAGGTCCTGAGGGCATGCAGGGCCAGAAG GGAGAGAGAGGGCCCCCTGGACAGTCGGTGCCAGGGGCCCGTGGTGTGCCTGGCATCCCTGGTGAGAGAGGAGAGCAG GGCAGTCCTGGCACCCAGGGGCTCcatggggagaagggggagccGGGCATGACG gaggaggagatccGTGCCTTCGTCAGGCAGGAGATGAGCCAGCACTGTG CCTGCGGCGGCCACTTCCCGCGGCGCCTGGATTCACGTGAGCACTCAG gctggggggctCGGGCCAGGAGCAGCCTCCACTCTGtccagggaggaggaagaagcgTCCGCCAGGAGAGGGAGCATGGCCAAACAG GGCTCTTCCCCACACAGTCGTTCCTTGCTGGCGGTGCTCACGAAGTCCCTGTGCTCAAGTTGTCACAcactgaggaagaggagg GGCAAAACAGGGCGGTTATGCTTGACACAGATGACCTCGAGTATGAGAGCATGTATGGAGAGGAAGAGGACTATGATGAGGTCCTGGAGATGGACAGCTTGGAGCAGCCCTCAATGGATG